The DNA region TACTCccctgaggtgtgtgtgagggagatagagaaagagagaggggggagaaggggtggTGTTAATGAGAGGGCGGGGTTGGCTGAAAGGGACCTGCTAATTTGGCTGGTGCTAAGGTTAGGACAAAGCCTAGTACTGATGGACTGTATAAACTGACAGACGGACAGGcggatggacagacacacacacgctcatcATGTGTCCCTGGAGTCCAGAGGGGGTGTGTCCCCTAACCTTCCTGCACATCCCCCTTTCTGCTCGACTAATCCAGCCTTTTACATTTCCCCGTCATGCCTGAAATAACAACATGCACCCATGTGAAGCCCACTGCACCATCTATACCCATGCAGGCTACAGTAACTACTGAAAGTACACAAGTATGGCTCTGCTAAACGTCAACTTTGACTGCAAAGTCAGCTCCCTTGTTGCATTATGTCAGTCATTCTGGCGCATTGTCAAGTTCACCTTTTTAACGAGATATAGTAAACTATAGTTTTCTGATAACAAATCATCCTAGTATACAACTCTAAATCATGTTAGAATTATACATTAAGCAGGAGAGGGCTGTTTAACTCAGGCTAATATAGTTTACTATGAAAAAATAGATTTTGTCAAGTGGTAACTCCTTAGTGGGCAAAAACTGAGTTCCACGGTTCTTTTAAACTAAAACCTCCAGTGACATATTAGAAGTGTGGTCATGAGACACTAACCAAGCCAAAGTCCTTCTTCAGAGATTAATATTTATTCTCTAGGTTTTTGTGTGTTTCCACTGAGCTGCTATTGGAGTGTGTTTATATAGTCTACTTCCTGGTCACTATAGTGGAAAATCCCCTGTACCAAGTGTTATGTATTGAAGTGGACCTAATAAGTAAATGTTCTCTAATTATGTGTACTTTTGTAGGACAGACAGATTCATTTGCACATCtgaaataatacaaatatttgCATATTTTCTGTTAATAGATGGATGGCCTACAAATGTCAATCTCTGAACGAAATCAGCAAATAAAACATGAGGTTATAGCGATTATTACCGAATCATCACCAGTTGTTTGTCTAAGCAGGCATGGGTTAATTATTAACCGAATACTGTGCCAGGATGTGTGTTCTTTACATGCCAAAAAACACAACTGAGCCACATAGAACAAACCTATTCCGAAGAGTTGCTCACGAGGCCATTTTGGGATCTAAAAACATTTTGTGGATTTTCAGAGTCAACAATGGGGAGAGATCCTACTGTGGTTATATGGCTGATGCTGACTTTGGGAGTAGTCACAGCTCAAATAGGTAAGAACTGAAACTAATGGTTACATTTGAAGTTTATAGTAGCCTACATAAAGAAATAGCTAAATTATGTGACTGCATGCTGTTCCAACTCACTGTTGATAAGAGTGGGGAgcataaaatataatatatatacactaccggtccaaagttttagaacacctactcattcaagagtttttctttacttttactattctctacattgtaggataatagtgaagatatcaaaactatgaaataacacatatggaatcatgtagtaaccaaagtgttaaacaaatccaaataaattttttatttgagattcttcaaagtagccaccctttgccttgatgacagctttgcacacattctctcaaccagcttcatgaggtagtcacctagaatgcatttcaattaattggtgtgcctcgttaaaagtgcatttgtgttgtgacaaggtagagtggtatacagaagatatctctatctggtaaaagaccaagtccatattatggcaagaacagctaaaataagcaaagagaaatgacagcccatcattactttaagacatgaaggtcagtcaatctggaacatttcaagaactttgaaagtttcttcaagtgcagtcgcaaaaaccatcaagcgttatgatgaaactggctctcatgaggacctccacaggaaaggaagacccagagttacctgtctctcatgaggaccgccacaggaaaggaagacccagagttacctgtgctgcagaggacaagttcattagagttactatcctcagaaattgcagcctaaataaatgcttcacagagctcaagtaacagaccagtggtggaaaaagtacccaattgtcatacttgagtaaaagtatagataccttaatagaaagttactcaagtaaaagtgagagTCACCCTGTAAAAtagagtaaaagtctaaaagtatttggttttaaatatacttaagtataagtGCTTTTGGTTGTCAGgaaaaatgtaaggagtaaaaagtgcaatcttttctttaggaatgtagtgaagtaaaagtcaaAGTTGTAAAAATATAGTAAAGTAGTTAagttaagtacagatacccccaaaaacgaaTGAAGTAACATTATTTACACCactataacagacacatctcaacatcaactgttcagagaagactgcagggaatcaggccttcatggttgaatttctgcaaagaaaccactactaaaggacaccaataataagaagagatttacttgggccaagaaacacgagtaatggacattagacgtgtggaaatctgtcctttggaaaaatttgagatttttggttccaaccgccgcgTCTTTGTCAGACGcagtgtaggtgaacggatgatctccgcatgtgtggttcccaccgtgaaacatgaAGGAGGgggtatgatggtgtgggggtgttttgctggtgacacgctctgtgatttatttagaattcaaggcacacttaaccagcatggctaccacaccattctgcagcaatacgccatcccatctggtttgcgcttagtgggactataatttgtttttcaacaggacaatgacccaacatacctttaggctgtgtaagggctatttgaccaagaaggagagtgatggagtgctgcatcagatgacctggtctccacaatcacccgacctcaacccaattgagatggtttgggatgagttggaccgcaaagtgaaggaaaatcagcctaTGTgagaactctttcaagactgttggaaaagcattccaggtgaaactggttgagagaatgccaagagtgtgaaaagctgtcatcaaggcaaagggtggctactttgaagaagctCAAATATTAtataaatgttgatttgtttaacacttttttggtaactacattatttcctagttttgatgtcttcactactattctacaatgtagaaaatagtaaaaataaagaaaaacccttgaatgagaaggtgtccaaacttttgactggtactatatatatatacacacacacacacacacacacacacatatatacacacacacacacacacacacacacatattaacatatatatatataccacatatatatatataatataccagtGGTTGAATTTTCCTAACAGTGTGCAATCATTTTCCATAATGAACCATCTATTCATtcattaaaaatatttttttttacaacaaatGTTTGGCCTTTTGCTTACTATTTACATGTTCCCTCTGTCAGCATAATGCATGAGTAGGTTCATGGAGTTGTTTTCTCTGCtcatacaggagtaataaaggcctAGTTTACTCATTTTGTGGGGggaaatgtttgtattttttatttagttatatttatcagggggtgctgcagcatcgTTAGCACCCCTACTTCCTACAGCTATGCGTATAGTTTTGAGAGATGAATGACACATTGCCTGGGGTTTCTTGATTCTCATCAGTTAAGAGCCTTCAACCAGAGGATAAATTAATATTGTCACTCAAGAGTTTATCTTGACTGCCATGTTAATAATCCCATCAACTGGGACGATAACTCAAGAGAATAAAAATCACATTACAGAACATTAGAATGACAAGTGACAGACATACAGCATTGTCTAAATTAAACGTTTAAAGGTGCAACCTGTAACTTacatgaccgggagacccatgaggtgaagcacaattggcccagcgtcgtctgggttaagggaggggtttggccggccgggatttccttgtcacatcgcacactagcgactccttgtggcgggccgggcacctgcaagctgaTTTCATTCGCCAGctggatggtgtttcctctgacacattggtgcggctggcttccggcttaagcgagcagtgtgtcaagaagcagtgcggcttggcagggtcgtgtttcggaggacacatggctctcgacctccgcttctcccgagcccgtaggggagttgcagcgatgggacaagactataactaccaattggatatcatgaaatatatattttaaacaagtGATCTATGCAACAATTGCACCTGTAACAACATGAGGAATCAAAACGATTGCTTAATTGAGCACCGTTAAAGCggcaaaatgtacatttttgggtgacatgaccaaattcacatagaaatagtagttatagatctgtcactgTCATTGAAAGCAAGTATAAGAACCTgcagatctgttctatgtgctctatttctatgcttcccgttcttaagttttgttttttgcgtcttttacttttagCCTCAAACAGCTGAGAATATTAGATTTTAGTTAAGATGATACAATGATACGTGTTtctcttgttttgtcacataaactgaattTAGACGAACTATTAGACTTTTAGCGACCAGGAAACGACGGagagatttctgcatattgcacctacACACCGGTATCCAATGATGACTTCCCCCCTATGTCCTGACTCTTTAAGATAAGGTGGAGCGGGCACTGCCACAGTGGCTGACAGGCATCATAGCTGTGGCTGTGTTTCTCTTCCTCATCTTCGTGGCGTTTCTGGTCAACAAGGCCTGGTGTCAGGACTCGAGGTGAGCCAAGACACCATGTCACCTGCACCCAACGGCATGAGATTGACAAAACGTTATAATTGCTTCTGAATCTGAATGTATACCATTGATTACATGAAGGCCTGACACCAAAGAATGTGAGTGTGGGAAGACCCCTGGGTATGCCAACACCAATGGAGACAGCTATGATACCAGCCTGGACATGTTCAGGTAAGATGCCACTTAATCGCTCTTGTTTCGTAGTCTACTTttcttttttacccctttttctccccaatttcatggtatccaattgttttagtagctacagGCTcgagagagacgaaggttgaaagtcatgtgtcctccgatacacaacccaaccaagccgcactgcttcttaacacagcgcatccaacccggaagccagccgcaccaatgtgtcggaggaaacaccgtgcacctggcaaccttggttagcgcgcactgcgcctggcccgccacaggagtcgctggtgcgcgatgagacaagccctacctaacccggacgacgctaggccaattgttgccccacggacctcctggtcgcagtcggttacgacagagcctgggtgcaaactcagagtctctgatggcacagctggcactgcagtacagctgCAGttcagcgcccttaaccactgcgccacccgggaggccgtagTCTACTTTTCTAACAGTACAGTACTAGTGACCCACAGAGAAAtaatgttggtgtgtgtgcaATTACAGTAGGGCCTGTGTTCtaataagtatgtgtgtgtgtgtgtgtgtgtgtgtgtatgtgtgtatgtgtgtgtgtgtgtgtgtgtgtgtgtgtgtgtgtgtgtgtgtgtgtgtgtgacccacaGGAGCAGAGATCACGAGGGTGCATATGAGAACATGGACCTCGAAGGTATTGAAGACAAAGTCACTGTCATGTGACCAATGAGAACCAATAGAAGCCACCAATCTGTGGTTTGTCGtggacgcgcgcacacacacacacacacacacac from Oncorhynchus mykiss isolate Arlee chromosome 1, USDA_OmykA_1.1, whole genome shotgun sequence includes:
- the pdzk1ip1 gene encoding PDZK1-interacting protein 1; this translates as MGRDPTVVIWLMLTLGVVTAQIDKVERALPQWLTGIIAVAVFLFLIFVAFLVNKAWCQDSRPDTKECECGKTPGYANTNGDSYDTSLDMFRSRDHEGAYENMDLEGIEDKVTVM